DNA sequence from the Calidithermus timidus DSM 17022 genome:
TGCTCGCGATCTGAGTGCATAGCACCCCCTTTTTTCACACCTCGGGGGTTCAGATCAAGTAGCACACGAAGGTATGTGAGGAGCGCTCTAAAGCTGCGAGACCTTATACAAGGTCACCAGCACGATCAGCACCCCGAAGATCTGCTTGATGCGGGCGGGGGGTACGTACAAGCTGGTGAGCCTCGAGCCCACATAAGACCCCAGCGCCCCCACCACCAGCAGGGTGAGGGTGAGCCCCGGGTCTAGCCGAGCTGTGCCCAGGTGGGGCAAAAACGAGGAAAAGGAGGGCGGGGTGACCGCAAAGGCGTTGATGCCGGCAGCTTTCTTGGGGTCGTGGCCGGTAAGGATCAGGGTGGGCATCAGCAAAAAGCCCGGCCCTACGCCCAAAAACCCCGAGAGCACCGAGATGGGCGCGGCCAGGACCAGCGCCAGGGGGAAGTTCTCGCGGGTAGCCGTCCCCTTGACCGGACGAAACAGGTTGAAGGCCAGGTAGACC
Encoded proteins:
- a CDS encoding sulfite exporter TauE/SafE family protein, which encodes MLVVGLLLLAVVSGMLGLGVAFAAVPFLSLFLPDLVHQVQPLSLLLNGVTALFAVFGFAQSGHVDWRKALLLGLVTTLFAPLGAWLVQRVQVQWVWWVYLAAVVYLAFNLFRPVKGTATRENFPLALVLAAPISVLSGFLGVGPGFLLMPTLILTGHDPKKAAGINAFAVTPPSFSSFLPHLGTARLDPGLTLTLLVVGALGSYVGSRLTSLYVPPARIKQIFGVLIVLVTLYKVSQL